From Calliphora vicina chromosome 3, idCalVici1.1, whole genome shotgun sequence:
agaaaacaaataaacaaatcaaCAACCAAGAGACTAGCACAATTAGgttatcgattttaaaagtatttgtgtgtaaatttaatcataattaagaacaaaatatttaacaaaaaacgactcataattttttttattttatttttaaaagggaTAATACTCTGTGTGTattattgtattatattttcattataattatctacattatttacatttatattgtaaaataaaataaaatactctttactttattaaacatttatttataaaactaaatatacttCAAAACAACTAAAACGATTCCAAAACAATTTCTATACTCGTACCTTATTTCTGTCCACAAAAACTCTTCATTAAAAGCTCTAATATCCTCATCTTCCCCCCATTAAGTCATCCACCATTTGCGTTGCTTCTATTCAATATTgttgtgtttattattttagaaaCTGCCCGAAAAACTTTCTATCAAGCAGAAACATTTAATTGAGGCCTTTAACACCACCCGACCTTCTCTCAGTCCCTCGGATGTGGCCAAATATCAAAAGACGTAAGTACATTTTCTTCCCTAAATGTATTCCCTGTCAAtatataatcttttttttttttaaactgactGTTCTTTTAGTTATGCCCGTTTCACCAATAAGGAAAAGGCTTCCCGGGAGTTTGTCTCTAAACGCGCCACTTTGGCGTAGTGGTTTACAGttgaaaaagaaaagaaattaatttcatttcaatttgtttcttttttggtattttattatgatggtttatcttcaatattttttttgtgttctttaaaaatttaataaaaaatgggttgttttgtttcctttttttgcattgttttgataaatttattggtgtgtttttttaaatattttcttttctagATTTGGTTTCTTATATTATATAAACCCTTTTCAAATCAAACATATTTGAAAGTAATTCGAAAAATATTGGCCCTTAAAATATGGTTATGTTAATTGTTTGTTGTCGTTTTTCATAACATTGAATTGAATTTCATTTGTTAGTggtataaattgattttttgatgTTTTAGAGATTCTCGATtaggattttttaataaaggtTAGGTTAACAGGCAGCCGTCTAATCGAAGCAAGTAAGAACACCTCATTTGGGTCCATCCAataggtccctttgtgttaacTGAAAATAGAGAAATAGAGAGGAACAGATAGAGATGAAAAGAGAAGAGGAAAGTCAGATAGAATAGATGTGTTGGGTATTTAGTAGAAATATAGAGAAAGAGGTGCAGATGAGGAGTAAGATGGAGATTAGTAGACTCTAGTCATTTGACGGATACTAGGTCACCCTGAGAGGATTCCCGTGTTTGGAGTGAGTAGTCAATTGCTATTCCTTATAAAGTCATTGATGCATTCCAATTTAATGCCGAGAGTTCATAAAGACTATTGAAGGATTGATGTCCTAGAAACCTAATGCCGGTCAGTTACAAAGaagatataaaaattgtatcatCCTCCACCTCATTCTGATtgcttctacagaagtcattatagGGCAGGCCAAGCCTCCTCACCATCGCCAATCGTTCTGGTAAtcatgaactagaactgaactagaactacatagaactgaactgaactagaactgaactagaactgaactagaactgaactagaactgaactagaactgaactagaactgaactagaactgaactagaactgaactagaactgaactagaactgaactagaactgaactagaactgaactagaactgaactagaactgaactagaactgaactagaactgaactagaactgaactagaactgaactagaactgaactagaactgaactagaactgaactagaactgaactagaactgaactagaactgaactagaactgaactagaactgaactagaactgaactagaactgaactagaactgaactagaactgaactagaactagaactgaactagaactgaactagaactgaactagaactgaactagaactgaactagaactgaactagaactgaactagaactgaactagaactgaactagaactgaactagaactgaactagaactgaactagaaacttgGGCACATGAATCCAATTCCATCAAGATATTATTAGACAATTATGATGGTGCAAGTAATTTTCTGAAAggggccttgtatggggactagggacaaatgttgttgcgttcggtacaggtctggccagatttcagcagctcataatagataggatccttttgcttacaccaaatacagatgattaccttagcgccatggatatttggctttgttgtcgattcggcttgttggccgggcttcacatacgatctcttacgcttcgggttatcgtaatagatccatttttcatcccaACTAATGATTCGGATGCTTTTCAAGCATCAATTCAATTtaactgcttttggatgaatcctgctgcttccAAACCTTTTAAAATGGCTGCTTGAGTAGCACCCAAAGATTTTgccagctcttgttgagttttacaacaatcttcatgtagtaatgcttccaattcttggtcttcaaacttgttttgcTGACCTGGGCAATTTTTCTCTTCCGTTCTGAAGCGCAACAAAAAGTTTAGGaagatttttttaacttttatggTTAGGCTGTCTTTTATGATTAGGCTGTAAGTTTTTGAATTCCATATAAGAGTCCCAAGAGTTTGGAGCGTCTGCCATAAACAGCTAAGCTGAAAACTAAacattaaagttatttaaataacaatttaccaGGCGTTCTTGTAGCCTCCAAAAGTCTTGAGACTTTTTGCTGTAGTAAATCCTTCTTTTGCCAAACTTAGCAACCGAGTAATAGAAACGTTTTCAAAAGAGTTCGTAgacatttaataaatatttttccacacgaaatcaGTTGACACTTAAGTACTCAAGATGAACTTTAGCAAATTCACTGCATTCACGATACTCTGCTGGTGTTTTCAATAATATtgttcaattatttttaaacacagATTCATCTAGGTTTTAAAACATGAAATtgcaataattaataataattttagtatatatttaagaataatagacatgtttttaaatacttgtagcaacaattaaataaaaattgcacTGATTGCAATTTAAATACAGACAAGGGGGGAGTTgtcttgttaaataaatctGGTTAATtgcataataatatttttgtaaaaaagaaaaaaaaaacacgacaaATCAGTTGACCTGCaaaagtcaaaattttattgataaagcGCGGCTAGAatgaatgttttaatttttaagtagtGGTTAATAACCTCTAAGGCCAAGATAAAGCAAAAGAATTTATATTAATCAGCTGATAATGAAGGCTGGATGTTGTGGAACTAAGAGTATAAATACTCAAGTGAAGACAATTGTAAGGTACAGTCACTTTCAAGGCGTTCCTTCAACAGCGCCTAAGAACAACCAACGAAAAGTAATATTTTCCTGTAAAAGAAAAATAGCtgctgtatttttaaaaaaagtcttggAGACTTAGTGCTTGTCATGCATCGTATTGCTATTATATTAGTGGGTTTGGCCAGCCTAGTGGCCAGTGGTGTTATAATGGATCGAGGTGGACGAGTGGGTCTTAGTGCTAATATTGGTTTGGGTGTGCAGACAATGCAGGGTAAGTTTGTAGCTGGTAAAAGATAAGTTACTGGGGTTTTAACTGTTGGTGTgtcattgtttttaaaaaggtatAAGAGCAGGAGTTGGTGGTGGTATTGCAGGATCTGGTGTGGTTAACACTTTAACCAAAGATGAATTATTGCGTCAAAAATTCATTTTGGATGTTTTACATCAGGTCTATATGCCCCTGCAGCAACAAGAGTTGTTAATGTTGGACGATCGTAGCCAAGTTACCAATGAGGATCTCTACCAGCGTGTAAGTTAATGATTTAAAGATTTCCCTCCCAATGATCCTAAAGGAATATTTTCTCCATTCAGCCTTTAACCCAAGAAATGCACATGGTTCTGGACATGTTGCGCAGCCAACAAATGCTGGGCAAACAAACCATTTGCCGCATCAATAACGAAATACATTTGCAGCAAATGTTGGGCCTCTACAGACTTTTGGTGACTGCCCGCGATTTCGATACTTTCAAACGTTTGGTGGTCCATGCCCGCCAAAACATTAACACCGAAATGTTTGTCAATGCCTTGGTTTTGGCTTTGGGTGAACGCAGCGATACCCAAATGCTAATTGTTCCCGCCTTGTATGAAATTTTAGCTCAAATCTATCATAAAGATCAAGTGATTGATGAGATTGCTCATGTTGACACTGGAGTGTCTTCAGTTAGACCCCAACTAATGGATGTTATTGGTATGCGCCGTCAGCAGGGACTTTGGAACTCTCGTATGCAGGAGCAACAGGGTGGTTTATTGGGTGTCCTGAATAGATCTCAATTGTGGATGCCTTGGCGTGAATTCCACAAGCAAATGGCTTGGCGTAAAATGGTGGGTGGTGGTAATGTTGTGCAACAGGATGTTAACCAAATGGATAAAATGGTTATTCCTCTGCCCGGCAATGGCTTGTTGAGTGAAGATGTCGGCCTTAAAGCTTATGTGAATTTACTAATCGATGAATTGATTGTGAACCAAGATGTTATCAGAGACTCCAACAGAAACCAAAGAATTGGAATGGGTGGTGTAGGACGTGATACTAATGAACGTGGCATTTGGGGTAATAGAGGACGAATTAATCAGGATGATAACCTAGGTGGATTGGGAAGAAATCGTGGTGTTAATGATGAAGACTATTTGAGCAACCAACAAGGCAATATTTTGGGTGGCAGACAAGGCATCAATAGCGATCGTCTATTGTTTGTAGGCCGCCGTCAACGTGTTGATGATGATCAGCTCAATCGTGATAGTATTGAAGGCAGAAGACTTGGCTTGGATGTTGATGAATTGAATAGAAACCGTGGTATTAATGCAGGCAGAAGACTAGGCTTGGATAATGAAGATGATTTGACTGGAAATCGTGATATTAATACAGGACGCAGACATGGCTTAGATATAGACATTGAACATGCTATGGATAGAAATCGTGTTATGTTAGGAGGTAGAAGACAGGGCATCAACAAAGCTGAATCCGATATCCATAATATTTATGGTGGATACAACAACGACCAGCTAATTTCGGGAAGAGGTCTTAGAAATCGTTTGGATCTGGATAACGGACAAGGTGTGGGAGTACGTAACCAGCAAGAAGGTCAAAATGGCATTAACACTGTCAGTGTAAACGATGCTCGTTTATTGTTTGTGGGCAGACGTCGCAAGAATCCCAACAATGTGGTAGATACAAGCGGCCGCAATAATTACAATGATAATGATGAGATCTCTGGTGGACGTCGTGTTGCCAAAGAAGGCAAGGATAATAAGGAAGGACGTCAATGGaataagcaacaacaacaacaagatgaTGACGAGAATACTCTTTACGATATCAGAAGACTCAACAATGAGCGTTTAACAAATAGTGAGCGTTACATTAATGTCAATAGACGTGGCATGATGTGGGACCAGAATAATGATGATGAGGATAATTTGTATTCGAACTTGAACCGTGGCAGGAATGATATGAATGGCAATTCTCGTTATCAGCAAATGAATTCAGATGTCTATGGCCAAGGACAAGGTTTAGGCAGAGGCATGGGTAAGGGTCGTGATGATTTCCTAAACGTTGTCACACGCGGTGGCCTCGGACAAAGACAATATTATGATCAGGATCAGGATTTAATGTTCAATCATGGCAATATGGGACAATATAATCGAGAGAGCTTAGATATGCATTTGCCCACCACCAGCATCAATGATGAGCGTTTGTTGCACATCAACAGACACAAACTCAGCAATGTGGAAGAAGGACGTCGTGTCAATAACAGACAAGGAGAttttgatgatgatgaagatcgTTCTCAAAGTGGCCAGCAAAGAGGCAAATATAACCAGGCTGGCTCTCGTTTAGATGAACAATCCAACTGGCAACGCAACTCCTGGGCAATGAATCGTCAAGGCTACCAAAACAGTCGTGATAATGATAATGACAACAGCAAACGTGGCCAAAATCGTGGTAAAGACAATAACAGTGGCTATCGCTACAGACGTAGTCTCCTCAATCAAAATCAACAGTTAGACAACGACAATTCCATCAGTGGTAAATTATTATTGCACACCTTACAACAATTAGTAGCGCGCCTTAATGTGGAACGCATCGCCTTGGGACAACCTCAATTAATTGCGAATAACCAAAATAATCTAGGTCGCGGCCAGCTTTTTAACAATTTGCGAGGTCAAATATCCCTTAACCGCAATGATATACAAGGTGTTGATGTACAAACAGCCAATAAAATTGAAGAGATTATCCAGCGCATTGACAATGTTTTGCAACAAAGAATCGGTGATATTTCCGTAATGTCCTACAATCAGAAAGTCAATGAAATTGGTCTCTTATTGGCCGGACAAATTCAAGATATCGGCTTAATACAAATCTTGGCAGAGATTCAGCAACAGGGCAGTCTTCAGCAGCAGCAACGTAAAGGTCAGGTTgccaatattttggaaaatcaaGCAGCTCAAATACTTTTAGCCGGCATTGTGAAGGTGATTGATAATAAGGTGCAACAGGTGTATAAACAGCGTGAGGAGTTCATTTCCACTGTCCGTGGTGTTACCATCAACCATGTAGATGTTGATCAATTGCAAACCTATTTGGAACATGCCGAAATTGATCTCAGCAATTTGCTAAAGAACAATTTGGATCAAGCTAAAGAAGTTGTGGGACGTGTGCCACGTCTTAATCACAAAAACTTTAACATTGAAGTTGATGTCAACTCTGATCGCCAGCAGCAGGTGGTGGTGCGTAACTTATTGGTGCCCAAAGTTGATGGTCTGGGCAATATTATACCCCTGCAGCAAAG
This genomic window contains:
- the Fbp1 gene encoding fat-body protein 1, which codes for MHRIAIILVGLASLVASGVIMDRGGRVGLSANIGLGVQTMQGIRAGVGGGIAGSGVVNTLTKDELLRQKFILDVLHQVYMPLQQQELLMLDDRSQVTNEDLYQRPLTQEMHMVLDMLRSQQMLGKQTICRINNEIHLQQMLGLYRLLVTARDFDTFKRLVVHARQNINTEMFVNALVLALGERSDTQMLIVPALYEILAQIYHKDQVIDEIAHVDTGVSSVRPQLMDVIGMRRQQGLWNSRMQEQQGGLLGVLNRSQLWMPWREFHKQMAWRKMVGGGNVVQQDVNQMDKMVIPLPGNGLLSEDVGLKAYVNLLIDELIVNQDVIRDSNRNQRIGMGGVGRDTNERGIWGNRGRINQDDNLGGLGRNRGVNDEDYLSNQQGNILGGRQGINSDRLLFVGRRQRVDDDQLNRDSIEGRRLGLDVDELNRNRGINAGRRLGLDNEDDLTGNRDINTGRRHGLDIDIEHAMDRNRVMLGGRRQGINKAESDIHNIYGGYNNDQLISGRGLRNRLDLDNGQGVGVRNQQEGQNGINTVSVNDARLLFVGRRRKNPNNVVDTSGRNNYNDNDEISGGRRVAKEGKDNKEGRQWNKQQQQQDDDENTLYDIRRLNNERLTNSERYINVNRRGMMWDQNNDDEDNLYSNLNRGRNDMNGNSRYQQMNSDVYGQGQGLGRGMGKGRDDFLNVVTRGGLGQRQYYDQDQDLMFNHGNMGQYNRESLDMHLPTTSINDERLLHINRHKLSNVEEGRRVNNRQGDFDDDEDRSQSGQQRGKYNQAGSRLDEQSNWQRNSWAMNRQGYQNSRDNDNDNSKRGQNRGKDNNSGYRYRRSLLNQNQQLDNDNSISGKLLLHTLQQLVARLNVERIALGQPQLIANNQNNLGRGQLFNNLRGQISLNRNDIQGVDVQTANKIEEIIQRIDNVLQQRIGDISVMSYNQKVNEIGLLLAGQIQDIGLIQILAEIQQQGSLQQQQRKGQVANILENQAAQILLAGIVKVIDNKVQQVYKQREEFISTVRGVTINHVDVDQLQTYLEHAEIDLSNLLKNNLDQAKEVVGRVPRLNHKNFNIEVDVNSDRQQQVVVRNLLVPKVDGLGNIIPLQQRRQNVIVLDITTVELQPGHNLLTLRSNDITMTARDTTPLTQIYQHVMQALNGNTILQQDMLVGQTNKLPHRLLLPRGRINGLPMQLITVITPVQRSAGIMTLHRGDGLDTLLLDRLPLNYPLHCDITDLDRVVSMPNLMVKDVKIYHDDNIKMPLSHLY